The following proteins are co-located in the Imtechella halotolerans genome:
- the pafA gene encoding alkaline phosphatase PafA, which yields MKNILSFLIAFICSLTAVGQTSAPYESPKLVVGIVVDQMRYDYITRYWERYREDGFKRMIREGFNARNHHFNYVPTYTGPGHTSVYTGTTPAVHGIIGNDWYDKTIDKSVYCAGDDNVTPVGTQDAAGKMSPHRMKTTTVTDQLKLATQSRSKVIGIALKDRGAILPAGHTADAAYWFHGKNEGAWITSSYYMEELPKWVKDFNKAKSVSKYKKEWNTLYDIHTYVASGSDDNTFEGKFKGENAPVFPHNLPNLWKDNGSYDILKATPFGNSITTDFALAALEGEQLGQGKTTDFLAISYSSPDYIGHSFGVNSIEVEDCYLRLDLELARLFSALDSRVGKGNYTVFLTADHGAVHVPAYLKSLNIPAGYFEKNEFVGRLKNFLKNKFNSDKLIKNVSNNQLFLDYDELAAINQSAKEVQEAIAEEILNYDGIAEVYTAHSMKTQHYTEGMAYMLQKGFNHKRSGDVLVVLDASFISYSRTGSTHGSGFNYDTQVPFLMFGNGIKQGSTTRRTEIPDIAPTVAALLGIAYPNGTTGNPVGEALIEK from the coding sequence ATGAAAAATATACTAAGCTTTTTAATTGCTTTTATTTGCAGCTTAACTGCTGTGGGTCAAACATCTGCACCTTATGAGTCACCTAAGTTGGTGGTAGGTATAGTCGTGGATCAAATGCGTTATGATTATATTACCAGATATTGGGAACGTTATAGGGAAGATGGGTTTAAGCGAATGATTCGCGAAGGTTTTAATGCTAGAAACCATCACTTTAATTACGTCCCAACCTATACTGGACCAGGACACACTTCTGTTTATACTGGTACAACCCCAGCCGTTCATGGTATTATTGGTAATGATTGGTATGATAAAACTATCGATAAGAGTGTATATTGTGCAGGAGATGATAATGTGACTCCGGTAGGAACTCAAGATGCAGCCGGGAAGATGTCTCCACATAGAATGAAAACAACTACAGTAACTGATCAACTTAAATTGGCAACACAGTCTCGTAGTAAGGTAATTGGTATAGCACTAAAGGATAGAGGTGCTATTTTACCGGCTGGACACACTGCGGATGCGGCATATTGGTTTCATGGAAAGAACGAAGGAGCTTGGATAACTAGTAGTTATTATATGGAAGAGTTGCCAAAATGGGTTAAGGACTTTAATAAAGCAAAATCAGTAAGCAAATACAAGAAGGAGTGGAATACATTATATGATATTCATACCTATGTTGCTAGTGGAAGTGATGACAACACGTTTGAAGGTAAATTTAAAGGAGAAAATGCTCCAGTTTTCCCTCATAATCTCCCTAATTTATGGAAAGATAATGGAAGCTATGATATATTAAAAGCTACCCCTTTTGGAAACAGCATAACCACGGATTTTGCTTTAGCTGCATTAGAAGGTGAGCAATTAGGACAGGGCAAGACGACTGATTTTTTAGCAATTAGTTATTCCAGTCCAGATTATATTGGCCATTCGTTTGGGGTGAACTCTATAGAGGTAGAAGATTGTTATTTGCGTTTAGATTTGGAACTTGCACGTTTGTTTTCAGCATTGGATAGTCGTGTAGGTAAAGGGAATTATACCGTATTTCTTACAGCTGACCATGGGGCTGTACATGTACCTGCCTATCTAAAATCGTTAAACATACCAGCAGGATATTTTGAGAAAAATGAATTTGTTGGGCGGTTAAAGAATTTTTTGAAAAATAAATTCAATTCAGATAAGTTGATAAAAAATGTATCCAATAACCAACTGTTTTTAGATTATGATGAGCTGGCAGCAATTAATCAAAGTGCCAAAGAGGTGCAAGAGGCAATTGCAGAAGAAATTTTGAATTATGATGGAATAGCTGAGGTGTACACAGCACATAGTATGAAAACTCAACATTATACAGAAGGAATGGCCTATATGCTTCAAAAAGGATTTAATCATAAAAGATCTGGAGATGTATTGGTGGTCCTTGACGCTTCTTTTATTAGTTATTCTCGTACAGGCTCTACGCATGGATCTGGGTTTAATTATGATACTCAAGTGCCTTTTTTAATGTTTGGGAATGGGATAAAGCAAGGTTCGACCACTCGACGCACGGAAATTCCAGACATTGCACCTACCGTAGCAGCGCTATTAGGAATAGCATATCCAAATGGGACAACTGGTAATCCTGTTGGAGAGGCGTTAATTGAAAAATAA
- a CDS encoding MlaE family ABC transporter permease, with the protein MKHLNAIGQYFLMIKEVFHKPTKWSITKNLIFKEIDDLIYGALGIVIFISFFVGGVVAIQTALNIDNPLIPKYLVGFATRQSVILEFAPTFTSIIMAGKIGSYITSSIGTMRVTEQIDALEVMGVNSVNYLIFPKIVALMFYPFLVAIGMYLGILGGWVAGVYGGYSTSAEYIMGIQSDFKPFHVFYAFTKTYVFAFILATIPAYHGYYMKGGALEVGKAATTSFVWTSVVIILVNYVITQLLLG; encoded by the coding sequence ATGAAACATCTTAACGCTATAGGTCAATATTTTCTAATGATTAAGGAGGTTTTTCACAAACCTACAAAATGGTCTATCACCAAAAATCTTATTTTTAAAGAAATTGACGACCTCATTTACGGAGCTCTAGGTATCGTTATATTTATTTCATTTTTCGTTGGAGGGGTAGTTGCAATTCAAACAGCTCTAAACATCGATAATCCTTTAATTCCAAAATACCTAGTAGGATTTGCCACACGTCAATCCGTTATTTTGGAGTTTGCTCCTACCTTCACTTCCATTATTATGGCAGGTAAAATTGGATCCTACATTACCTCAAGTATAGGAACAATGCGTGTTACTGAACAAATTGACGCATTGGAAGTAATGGGTGTTAATTCAGTAAATTACCTTATTTTCCCAAAAATAGTCGCACTTATGTTCTATCCATTTTTAGTTGCCATAGGGATGTATCTAGGTATTTTAGGAGGCTGGGTTGCCGGAGTATACGGAGGCTACAGCACAAGTGCCGAATATATTATGGGAATACAGAGTGACTTCAAACCTTTTCACGTTTTTTACGCATTCACAAAAACATATGTTTTTGCTTTTATATTAGCTACCATACCTGCTTATCACGGCTATTACATGAAAGGGGGTGCGCTTGAAGTAGGTAAAGCCGCTACCACGTCTTTTGTTTGGACCAGTGTAGTTATTATTTTGGTAAATTATGTTATTACTCAATTACTTTTAGGATAA
- a CDS encoding ABC transporter ATP-binding protein yields MIVAENVHKSFGDSHILKGISTVFEKGKTNLIIGQSGSGKTVFLKSLLGLFTPEEGSISYDGKIYLNLQKDDQRKLRQKMGMVFQGSALFDSMTVEENVMFPLKMFSNKSRAEMKERVDFVLNRVNLVDAHHKYPSEISGGMQKRVAIARAIVNKPKYLFCDEPNSGLDPNTAMVIDNLIKEITEEYNITTVINTHDMNSVMEIGEKIVFLKNGYKEWEGTKHEIFKTDNEAVTNFVYSSELFKKVRQMYLEERA; encoded by the coding sequence ATGATAGTTGCAGAAAATGTACATAAATCTTTTGGAGATTCTCACATATTAAAGGGAATCTCCACGGTTTTTGAAAAAGGAAAAACAAACCTAATCATAGGACAAAGTGGATCAGGTAAAACTGTATTTCTTAAATCACTACTGGGTCTTTTCACACCTGAGGAAGGATCCATTAGCTACGACGGAAAAATTTACCTAAACCTACAAAAAGATGATCAACGAAAGCTTCGTCAAAAAATGGGGATGGTTTTTCAAGGAAGCGCACTTTTTGATTCAATGACGGTGGAAGAAAATGTCATGTTTCCACTAAAAATGTTTTCTAATAAGTCAAGAGCTGAAATGAAAGAACGAGTAGATTTTGTATTAAATCGAGTTAATTTGGTTGATGCCCACCATAAATATCCTTCTGAAATTTCTGGAGGAATGCAAAAAAGGGTAGCAATTGCGCGTGCCATTGTTAACAAACCAAAATACCTGTTTTGTGACGAACCAAACTCAGGACTTGACCCTAATACGGCAATGGTAATTGATAACTTGATTAAAGAAATCACTGAAGAATACAACATCACTACTGTTATCAATACACATGATATGAATTCAGTAATGGAAATTGGCGAAAAAATTGTATTCTTAAAAAATGGATACAAGGAATGGGAAGGCACAAAACATGAAATCTTCAAAACCGATAATGAAGCCGTTACCAATTTCGTATATTCTTCGGAGTTGTTTAAAAAGGTTCGTCAAATGTATTTGGAAGAACGTGCCTAG
- a CDS encoding DUF389 domain-containing protein — MEQTHPNDSSPQEQDKALFNGIDWFKNFFRDLLDIRNETDQDATVESIKADINFRGHTSWILICSIFIASVGLNANSTAVVIGAMLISPLMGPILGIGLSLAINDVDTLKRSVKNFAVMVGLSILTAFLFFKFFPLRDASSELLARTAPDIRDVLIAFFGGLALVIARAKKGTIASVIYGVAIATALMPPLCTVGFSLAIANFNYAAGAMYLFTINTIFIALATFLVLKVLKFPMVEYADSSKRKRLSRFVSILAVLVMIPAGYTFYKVWQKSTFNNSASQFISDTIVPYRFSEGGMFLKELSNVEYNDGHPYIELVFMGDEVIPENVINTWKHQLGNYNSLKNTELKVIQGNKDGAQQGRYIMELYESHKEELANSKSRVNVLENELERLNKLTKGSTEFEQIVKEAQINYESLSELSYANVLKSNFAKIDTVPTFMVKWKPGVGEATQQRDLRKLRKWLQLKIASDTLIVNTQ; from the coding sequence ATGGAACAAACCCACCCAAATGACAGTTCGCCCCAAGAGCAAGACAAGGCATTATTCAATGGCATAGATTGGTTTAAAAATTTTTTTAGAGACTTATTGGATATCCGTAATGAAACCGATCAGGATGCAACTGTTGAAAGTATAAAAGCCGATATTAATTTTAGAGGGCATACTTCATGGATTTTGATCTGTTCAATTTTTATTGCTTCAGTTGGTTTGAATGCCAATTCTACTGCAGTTGTTATTGGAGCGATGCTTATTTCACCATTAATGGGGCCAATCTTAGGGATTGGATTGTCTTTAGCGATTAATGATGTTGACACTCTTAAAAGATCAGTTAAGAATTTTGCTGTGATGGTAGGGTTAAGTATTCTTACAGCCTTTTTGTTTTTTAAATTCTTTCCATTACGGGATGCCTCATCAGAGCTGCTAGCCAGAACAGCACCAGATATTAGGGATGTTTTAATTGCTTTCTTTGGAGGACTTGCATTGGTAATTGCTAGGGCTAAAAAAGGAACCATTGCAAGTGTTATTTATGGAGTTGCTATTGCAACTGCCTTAATGCCTCCCTTATGTACTGTTGGTTTTAGCTTAGCTATAGCAAACTTTAATTATGCTGCTGGGGCCATGTATCTTTTTACTATAAACACCATTTTTATTGCTTTGGCGACCTTTTTGGTGCTTAAAGTACTTAAGTTTCCAATGGTTGAATACGCGGATTCTTCTAAGCGTAAACGTCTTTCTAGGTTTGTATCTATATTAGCTGTGTTGGTAATGATTCCAGCTGGATACACTTTTTATAAAGTATGGCAAAAATCAACTTTTAATAACAGTGCATCTCAATTTATTTCGGATACTATAGTTCCTTATCGTTTTTCAGAGGGAGGGATGTTTTTAAAAGAGCTTTCAAATGTTGAGTATAATGATGGTCATCCTTATATTGAATTGGTTTTTATGGGAGATGAAGTGATTCCAGAGAATGTTATCAATACTTGGAAACATCAATTAGGAAACTATAATTCCTTAAAAAATACAGAGCTCAAGGTTATTCAGGGAAATAAAGATGGTGCCCAGCAAGGTCGCTATATTATGGAGTTATACGAATCTCATAAAGAGGAGCTTGCAAATAGTAAGTCTAGGGTAAATGTATTGGAGAATGAATTGGAACGCCTAAATAAGCTAACCAAAGGGAGTACAGAATTTGAGCAGATTGTTAAAGAAGCGCAGATTAACTATGAATCCCTGAGTGAACTCTCATATGCTAATGTTCTTAAGTCTAATTTTGCTAAAATAGATACAGTACCTACATTTATGGTGAAATGGAAGCCTGGAGTAGGTGAGGCAACTCAGCAACGCGATTTAAGAAAATTAAGAAAATGGTTGCAATTAAAGATAGCGTCTGACACCTTGATAGTAAACACGCAATAA
- a CDS encoding mannose-1-phosphate guanylyltransferase, with amino-acid sequence MKKNYYAILMAGGVGSRFWPVSTLAFPKQFHDMLGTGETLLQRTFKRLEGLIPQENIFVLTNSLYNSLVLEQLPNITERQILLEPAMRNTAPCILYAAFKIQKENPDAVMVVAPSDHWIEDEVAFTEDIQRSFDEATSKDVLMTLGVKPTFPNTGYGYIQYEKGNSDGVQKVQQFTEKPNYQTAKSFLAEGNYLWNAGIFIWSVSSVLRAFHNFQPKLYQLFEKGLPFYNTESESAFIQDNYALADNISVDYAILESSPNIYVLPASFDWNDLGTWGSLYEKLPKDSSRNAIVNAQVICYKAEGNMIRTAKGKVVVIDGLNDYIVVDKEEVLLICPKSKEQDIKMMLAEAKKQFGEQLA; translated from the coding sequence ATGAAAAAAAACTATTATGCCATTTTGATGGCCGGTGGGGTAGGCTCGCGCTTTTGGCCTGTAAGTACGTTAGCATTTCCCAAACAATTTCACGACATGCTAGGGACCGGAGAAACGCTTCTACAGCGCACTTTTAAAAGGTTAGAAGGTTTGATTCCACAAGAAAATATATTTGTATTAACTAATTCACTGTATAATTCTCTTGTATTAGAGCAGTTGCCTAACATTACTGAAAGGCAAATACTGTTGGAACCTGCCATGCGAAATACGGCACCATGTATTTTGTACGCAGCCTTTAAAATTCAGAAGGAAAATCCTGATGCAGTAATGGTTGTGGCTCCAAGTGATCATTGGATTGAGGATGAAGTAGCTTTTACAGAGGATATTCAGAGAAGTTTTGATGAGGCTACTTCCAAGGATGTATTAATGACTTTAGGTGTCAAACCTACATTTCCTAATACTGGTTATGGGTATATACAATATGAAAAAGGGAATTCAGATGGAGTTCAGAAGGTCCAACAATTTACAGAGAAACCGAATTACCAAACAGCGAAGTCGTTTTTAGCGGAAGGAAATTATTTGTGGAATGCAGGAATCTTTATTTGGAGTGTTTCAAGTGTTTTAAGAGCCTTTCATAACTTTCAGCCGAAACTTTATCAATTATTTGAAAAAGGGTTGCCCTTTTATAATACAGAAAGTGAGTCAGCTTTTATACAAGACAACTATGCATTGGCGGATAATATTTCGGTTGACTATGCAATTTTAGAGTCATCTCCTAATATCTATGTATTGCCGGCATCTTTTGATTGGAATGATTTGGGAACCTGGGGGTCTTTATATGAAAAATTGCCTAAAGATTCTTCACGTAATGCCATTGTTAATGCCCAAGTGATATGTTATAAGGCAGAAGGCAACATGATACGTACTGCAAAAGGAAAAGTTGTTGTAATTGATGGTTTGAATGATTATATTGTAGTCGATAAAGAAGAAGTGTTGCTTATATGTCCAAAAAGTAAAGAACAAGATATAAAAATGATGCTTGCAGAAGCAAAAAAGCAATTTGGAGAACAATTAGCGTAA
- a CDS encoding SprT-like domain-containing protein codes for MHPVLHKYVPEKAVSTCLELITSYEVHLKIVNERVTRHGDYRRLPNGLHQITVNANLNKYRFLITLIHEIAHLAAFKKYGTTIKPHGVEWKYTFQFLMLPLIHPEIFPSSILPVLARHFKNPTASSDTDVKLSLALKQYDPSNEKSYIFEVPYGGFFRIYNGKIFQKGNKRVKRYECTEVSTGRAYLFQPNAEVELLP; via the coding sequence TTGCACCCAGTATTACATAAATATGTTCCTGAAAAGGCGGTATCAACCTGTTTGGAGTTGATCACTTCATATGAAGTGCATCTTAAAATTGTCAATGAGCGAGTAACACGACATGGTGATTATAGGAGATTGCCGAACGGTTTACATCAAATAACTGTTAATGCAAATCTTAATAAGTATCGCTTTCTAATAACACTTATACATGAAATTGCACATTTGGCAGCCTTTAAGAAATATGGTACAACTATTAAACCTCATGGTGTTGAGTGGAAGTATACATTTCAATTCTTAATGTTGCCGTTGATTCATCCAGAGATATTTCCATCTTCTATATTGCCTGTTTTGGCGCGCCATTTTAAAAACCCAACAGCTAGTAGTGATACGGACGTTAAATTATCGTTGGCATTAAAGCAGTATGATCCTTCCAATGAGAAAAGTTATATCTTTGAAGTACCTTATGGTGGTTTTTTTCGGATTTATAACGGGAAGATATTTCAGAAAGGAAACAAACGAGTGAAGCGTTATGAATGTACTGAGGTGAGTACAGGAAGGGCTTACTTGTTTCAGCCTAATGCCGAAGTTGAGTTATTGCCATAA
- a CDS encoding SDR family NAD(P)-dependent oxidoreductase, translated as MKHVIITGASRGIGFEMAQLLANEGHSVLALSRNQQPLSSLKNPNITCLPFDISTAGDMLKLSQWVTNQWRHIDIVINNAGKLVNKPFSEITSEEFLEVYQVNVLGVASLIKTILPFMSKEGHVVNISSMGGVQGSVKFPGLSAYSSSKGALITLTELLAEEYKETGPSFNVLALGAVQTEMLEEAFPGYKASLTASEMAQYIVGFALTGHKYYNGKLLQVSNSTP; from the coding sequence ATGAAACATGTTATTATCACTGGTGCCAGCAGAGGGATAGGTTTTGAAATGGCCCAACTTTTAGCTAATGAAGGACATAGTGTTTTAGCACTTTCTAGAAACCAGCAACCTTTGAGTTCTCTTAAAAACCCTAATATAACTTGTTTGCCATTTGATATTAGTACAGCTGGTGATATGTTGAAATTGTCACAATGGGTGACAAATCAGTGGAGGCATATAGATATTGTAATCAATAATGCTGGAAAATTAGTTAATAAACCATTTAGTGAAATCACTTCTGAAGAATTTTTAGAAGTTTACCAAGTAAATGTTCTTGGAGTAGCTAGCCTAATTAAAACTATACTTCCATTTATGTCGAAAGAGGGGCATGTGGTGAATATCAGTAGCATGGGCGGTGTGCAGGGTAGCGTGAAATTCCCTGGACTTTCAGCATATAGCTCTTCTAAAGGTGCTTTAATTACTCTTACTGAGCTTTTGGCAGAAGAATACAAAGAAACCGGTCCTTCTTTTAACGTATTGGCATTAGGGGCTGTGCAGACTGAAATGCTTGAAGAAGCATTTCCTGGTTATAAGGCCTCTTTGACTGCCAGTGAAATGGCTCAATATATTGTTGGTTTTGCCCTAACGGGACACAAATATTATAACGGAAAACTATTACAGGTTTCAAATAGTACTCCTTAA
- a CDS encoding M28 family peptidase yields the protein MKIFFLLFILIAVSCKSVDNTDKASKKFTDNIPLSTEESVGDLMKFLASDELQGRNTGTIGIELAADHIEGIFTKHGVKPYFEYYKDTLQRMSNAFNVVGYLEGTDPVLKNEFIIIGAHYDHIGVVKPIENDSIANGANDNATGTTAVVELAKYFGRAKTNKRSLLFVLFTAEEMGLVGAKDLAKRLKEDNFSMYTMVNFEMIGVPMTSTYKAYLTGFKKSNMAQKINEYAGKELVGFLPQAEEYQLFKRSDNYSFFEEFKLPAQTISTFDFTNYEYYHHVKDEVQFMDFGFMSTLINDMIPVIEKMAGTSDKEIKMY from the coding sequence ATGAAAATTTTTTTTCTACTATTTATCTTAATTGCAGTTTCATGTAAATCTGTTGATAATACGGACAAGGCTTCAAAAAAATTTACTGATAATATTCCTTTATCTACCGAGGAGTCTGTAGGTGATTTAATGAAGTTTCTTGCCTCTGATGAATTGCAAGGTCGAAATACAGGAACTATTGGAATTGAGTTAGCTGCTGATCATATTGAAGGGATTTTTACAAAGCATGGAGTTAAGCCGTATTTTGAATATTATAAGGATACGCTTCAACGTATGTCAAATGCATTTAATGTAGTTGGATATTTGGAGGGGACAGACCCAGTTTTAAAGAACGAGTTTATTATTATCGGTGCTCATTATGACCATATTGGTGTTGTTAAACCGATAGAAAATGACAGTATTGCTAATGGTGCTAATGATAACGCGACTGGCACAACTGCTGTGGTTGAATTAGCTAAGTATTTTGGGCGAGCAAAAACGAATAAGAGAAGTTTATTGTTTGTATTGTTTACAGCTGAGGAGATGGGGCTTGTTGGCGCAAAGGATTTGGCAAAACGATTGAAAGAAGACAATTTTTCGATGTATACAATGGTGAATTTTGAAATGATTGGTGTACCGATGACTTCAACTTATAAAGCCTATTTAACAGGATTTAAAAAGTCGAATATGGCTCAAAAAATTAACGAATATGCCGGGAAGGAATTAGTAGGTTTTTTACCTCAGGCTGAAGAATATCAGCTTTTTAAACGATCTGATAATTATTCGTTTTTCGAGGAATTTAAATTACCTGCTCAAACCATTTCAACCTTTGATTTTACCAATTATGAATATTATCATCATGTAAAGGATGAGGTGCAGTTTATGGATTTTGGCTTTATGTCAACACTTATAAATGATATGATACCTGTAATTGAAAAAATGGCAGGGACTTCCGATAAGGAAATAAAAATGTATTAA
- the pdhA gene encoding pyruvate dehydrogenase (acetyl-transferring) E1 component subunit alpha, producing MKKVTKEVYLKWYEDMLFWRKFEDKLAAVYIQQKVRGFLHLYNGQEAVLAGALHAMDLTKDRMITAYRNHVQPIGMGVDPRRVMAELYGKGTGTSFGLGGSMHIFSKEHRFYGGHGIVGGQIPLGAGLAFGDKYFGRDSVTLTYMGDGATRQGSLHETFNLAMLWNLPVVFIVENNGYAMGTSVQRTANHTDIWKLALGYEMPCGPVDGMNPVKVAEAMHEAIERARSGGGPTFLEMKTYRYRGHSMSDAQHYRTKEEVEEYKKIDPITQVLDVIKEKKYATDTEIEAINQRVTDLVKECEEFAENSAYPDKNVMYDVVYSQENYPFLPHKLS from the coding sequence ATGAAAAAAGTGACTAAAGAAGTGTACCTGAAGTGGTACGAGGACATGCTCTTTTGGAGAAAGTTTGAGGACAAACTTGCCGCAGTTTACATCCAACAAAAAGTGAGAGGATTTCTCCATTTGTACAACGGACAGGAGGCAGTATTGGCGGGTGCTTTGCACGCAATGGATCTTACTAAAGATAGAATGATAACCGCCTACAGAAATCACGTACAACCCATCGGTATGGGTGTTGATCCACGTAGGGTGATGGCTGAACTGTATGGAAAAGGAACCGGAACGTCTTTTGGACTAGGAGGTTCAATGCACATTTTCTCTAAAGAACACCGTTTTTACGGAGGTCATGGTATTGTAGGAGGACAAATTCCTTTAGGAGCTGGATTGGCTTTTGGGGATAAGTACTTCGGAAGAGATTCAGTTACTCTAACATACATGGGTGATGGTGCAACTCGCCAGGGGTCATTGCATGAAACCTTCAACCTAGCAATGCTTTGGAATCTTCCAGTAGTGTTTATTGTTGAAAATAATGGATACGCAATGGGAACCTCTGTTCAACGAACTGCAAATCATACTGATATTTGGAAATTGGCATTAGGTTATGAAATGCCATGTGGTCCAGTAGATGGTATGAATCCGGTGAAAGTAGCGGAGGCTATGCACGAGGCAATTGAAAGAGCTCGTAGTGGAGGTGGACCTACTTTCCTTGAAATGAAGACATATCGTTACCGTGGACACTCTATGAGTGATGCTCAGCATTATAGGACTAAAGAAGAAGTAGAAGAGTACAAGAAGATAGATCCTATAACTCAAGTTTTAGATGTTATTAAAGAGAAAAAGTATGCTACCGATACAGAAATCGAAGCAATAAATCAACGCGTAACGGATTTGGTTAAAGAGTGTGAGGAGTTTGCTGAAAATTCTGCATATCCTGATAAGAATGTAATGTACGATGTAGTATACTCTCAAGAAAATTATCCTTTTTTACCACATAAACTTTCATAA
- the cdd gene encoding cytidine deaminase — MKTIDIKIQYAVYDSIEELPIEVQELMKRAVDARRNAYAPYSHFKVGAALLLENGEVVIGSNQENASYPSGLCAERVAIYHAGAQFPNQKITQMAVTAASDHKTVMTPVPPCGACRQTIAEYEVGQQTPIEIYFMGETGKVIKSDSLKDLLPLIFDGSALS, encoded by the coding sequence TTGAAAACAATAGATATAAAGATACAATATGCGGTTTATGATTCGATAGAAGAATTGCCTATAGAAGTTCAAGAACTTATGAAAAGGGCTGTAGATGCTCGTAGAAATGCTTATGCACCATATTCTCATTTTAAGGTGGGTGCAGCCTTGTTGTTGGAAAACGGAGAGGTTGTAATAGGAAGTAATCAAGAAAATGCTTCTTATCCTTCTGGGTTGTGTGCCGAACGAGTTGCAATATATCATGCAGGGGCGCAGTTTCCTAATCAGAAAATTACTCAAATGGCAGTTACCGCTGCTTCGGATCATAAAACTGTAATGACGCCAGTTCCTCCTTGTGGAGCTTGTCGTCAGACTATTGCTGAATATGAGGTAGGGCAACAAACTCCTATTGAAATTTATTTTATGGGAGAAACAGGTAAGGTAATAAAATCAGATTCTCTTAAAGATTTATTACCCTTGATTTTTGATGGATCTGCATTATCCTAA